A section of the Portunus trituberculatus isolate SZX2019 chromosome 20, ASM1759143v1, whole genome shotgun sequence genome encodes:
- the LOC123506564 gene encoding uncharacterized protein LOC123506564, which produces MHLGDVFPYPAPVTPVTSSPCHASLPSSPVSDSPSHPPPILAHHLGEIDIPESKADLLSLLSPYRSCVSLPSEPLGKTDAVQHSIHLTSGSTPTYVPAYRIPHSRRAMVDDAVRAMLQDDVIEPAASPFNAPLFLVPKSDGGLAAEQSQATCCIKIKIKIKAKQLPGIYWRRRDGEECCGCRKECGRQGHECGHRGCHAEIQGRPVLRAPKKIHQQKTARGAAENED; this is translated from the exons ATGCATCTGGGTGATGTATTTCCTTATCCTGCTCCTGTTACTCCTGTCACTTCTTCACCTTGTCATGCTTCTTTACCTTCGTCACCCGTCAGTGACTCCCCTTCACACCCTCCACCCATCCTTGCTCACCACCTTGGAGAGATCGACATCCCTGAATCAAAGGCAGATTTACTCTCCCTCTTGTCACCCTACAGATCCTGTGTCTCCCTTCCTAGCGAACCTCTGGGCAAGACCGATGCTGTTCAGCACTCCATTCACCTCACATCAGGCTCGACTCCCACCTATGTCCCTGCTTACCGTATCCCTCACAGTCGCAGGGCAATGGTGGACGATGCTGTCAGAGCCATGCTTCAGGATGACGTCATTGAACCTGCAGCTTCGCCTTTCAACGCTCCGCTTTTCTTGGTTCCCAAGTCTGATG gagGCCTGGCTGCAGAGCAATCCCAAGCCACCTGttgcatcaagatcaagatcaagatcaaggcaAAACAATTGCCTGGAATATATTGGCGAAGACGAGACGGTGAGGAATGTTGTGGATGCCGTAAAGAGTGTGGAAGACAAGGGCATGAGTGTGGCCATCGTGGGTGTCATGCAGAGATCCAGGGAAGGCCCGTTCTACGAGCGCCTAAGAAGATCCACCAACAGAAGACTGCAAGAGGAGCTGCTGAAAATGAAGATTga